A stretch of Chelmon rostratus isolate fCheRos1 chromosome 18, fCheRos1.pri, whole genome shotgun sequence DNA encodes these proteins:
- the LOC121622334 gene encoding mitoregulin-like — MADVSERTLQVAVVVSFAAGFLAGWQANRMRRKFLDWRKKRLQEKLSETQKKLDLS; from the coding sequence ATGGCAGACGTCTCGGAGAGGACGCTACAAGTCGCGGTCGTGGTTTCTTTCGCTGCCGGCTTCCTGGCGGGCTGGCAGGCTAACAGAATGAGGAGAAAGTTTCTGGACTGGAGGAAGAAACGGCTGCAAGAGAAACTGTCTGAAACTCAGAAGAAGCTGGATTTGTCTTGA